In one Inquilinus sp. Marseille-Q2685 genomic region, the following are encoded:
- a CDS encoding dihydroneopterin aldolase has product MSAPNRSPIPLVTRAGSKPTSSFPAAETARAATYLIRLRHFVVPMSIGVYAHEEERRQRVRISVEMEVELPAGGIGDDIGRVPSYEGLVQGLQALAEKEHVRLIETVAEHVLDLAMAHPMVLRAVAEVEKLDVFPEADSIGVRFERRREG; this is encoded by the coding sequence ATGAGTGCCCCGAACCGTTCCCCGATCCCGCTCGTCACGCGCGCCGGATCGAAGCCGACATCATCCTTTCCGGCGGCCGAGACCGCCCGCGCGGCCACCTATCTGATCCGGCTGCGCCATTTCGTCGTGCCGATGTCGATCGGCGTCTATGCCCATGAGGAGGAGCGGCGCCAGCGCGTCCGCATCAGCGTCGAGATGGAGGTCGAGCTGCCGGCCGGCGGCATCGGTGACGACATCGGCCGCGTCCCCTCCTATGAGGGGCTGGTGCAGGGCCTGCAGGCGCTGGCCGAGAAGGAGCATGTCCGGCTGATCGAGACCGTCGCCGAACATGTGCTGGACCTCGCCATGGCCCATCCGATGGTGCTGCGGGCGGTGGCCGAGGTCGAGAAGCTCGACGTCTTCCCCGAAGCCGATTCCATCGGCGTCCGCTTCGAGCGCCGCCGCGAGGGCTGA
- a CDS encoding 4a-hydroxytetrahydrobiopterin dehydratase translates to MAAKPHAYPPAEVEARLARDLPRWRFEGGTIRRRYETHGWKGTMLAVGAIGHLAEAAWHHPEIAASWGWVEVRLNTHDAGGGITDRDFALARKIEEVVAWQPARDGAGLDGTPSDPRFAYLKYD, encoded by the coding sequence ATGGCCGCCAAACCGCACGCCTATCCGCCCGCGGAGGTCGAGGCCCGCCTGGCCCGCGACCTGCCGCGCTGGCGTTTCGAGGGCGGCACCATCCGCCGACGTTACGAGACGCATGGCTGGAAGGGCACGATGCTGGCCGTCGGCGCCATCGGCCACCTGGCCGAGGCCGCCTGGCACCATCCGGAGATCGCCGCCTCCTGGGGTTGGGTCGAGGTGCGGCTGAACACGCACGATGCCGGCGGCGGCATCACCGACCGCGACTTCGCCCTGGCCCGCAAGATCGAGGAGGTGGTGGCTTGGCAGCCGGCCCGCGACGGCGCCGGGCTGGACGGCACGCCGTCCGACCCGCGCTTCGCCTACCTGAAGTACGACTGA
- a CDS encoding isochorismatase family protein, with amino-acid sequence MHPKTLLDHAGAKLEPAALSESVLVLIDMQREYSDGGLALPGVGPAVEEAAALLARARRLGTPVIHVLNERKGGLFDVDGPYVAPIAAVAPAQGEVVVKKGLPNAFAGTDLAERIAATGRKTLVTVGFMTHMCVDATTRSAVDHGLFSTVVAAACASRDLPDPLGGVRPAAEVHRAALAALADRFAVVAARGDAVRD; translated from the coding sequence ATGCATCCCAAGACCCTGCTCGACCACGCCGGCGCCAAGCTGGAGCCTGCCGCCCTGTCGGAGTCGGTGCTGGTCCTGATCGACATGCAGCGCGAATACAGCGATGGCGGCTTGGCCCTGCCGGGCGTCGGCCCGGCGGTGGAGGAAGCCGCGGCCCTGCTGGCCCGGGCGCGCCGCCTGGGCACCCCGGTCATCCATGTGTTGAACGAGCGCAAGGGCGGGTTGTTCGACGTCGACGGCCCCTATGTCGCGCCGATCGCGGCGGTGGCGCCGGCGCAGGGTGAGGTGGTGGTGAAGAAGGGCCTGCCCAACGCCTTCGCCGGCACCGACCTGGCCGAGCGCATCGCCGCGACCGGCCGCAAGACGCTCGTGACGGTCGGCTTCATGACCCATATGTGCGTCGACGCCACCACCCGCTCGGCGGTTGATCACGGCCTGTTCAGCACGGTGGTGGCCGCGGCCTGCGCCAGCCGCGACCTGCCGGACCCGCTGGGCGGCGTGCGGCCGGCGGCGGAGGTGCACCGGGCGGCGCTGGCCGCCCTGGCCGACCGCTTCGCCGTGGTGGCGGCGCGGGGGGATGCCGTCCGCGACTGA
- the gstA gene encoding glutathione transferase GstA, whose translation MKLYYAPDTCSLSPHIVLRELGLPYTLVRVDNRTKKTADGGDFLAVNPKGYVAALQLDDGRVLTEGAVIVQYLADLKPEAGLAPASGTWERVRLQEWLSFITSEIHAGFSPLFNPALPEEAKAILRDKLFRRLAVVEDALQARDYLLEGGFSVADVYLFTLLGWTRFFAIDLGRWPAIAKYVQRIGARPSVAAALAAETSAQAA comes from the coding sequence ATGAAGCTGTACTACGCCCCCGACACCTGCTCGCTGTCGCCGCACATCGTGCTGCGTGAGCTCGGCCTGCCCTACACCCTGGTCCGGGTCGACAACCGGACCAAGAAAACCGCCGACGGCGGCGACTTCCTGGCGGTCAACCCCAAGGGCTATGTCGCGGCGCTGCAGCTCGACGACGGCCGGGTGCTGACCGAGGGGGCGGTGATCGTGCAATACCTCGCCGATCTCAAGCCCGAAGCCGGTCTGGCGCCGGCCAGCGGGACGTGGGAGCGGGTGCGGCTGCAGGAATGGCTCAGCTTCATCACCAGCGAAATCCATGCCGGCTTCAGCCCGCTGTTCAACCCGGCGCTGCCGGAGGAGGCGAAGGCGATCCTGCGCGACAAGCTGTTCCGCCGCCTTGCCGTGGTCGAGGACGCGCTGCAGGCCCGGGATTACCTGCTCGAGGGCGGCTTCAGCGTCGCCGACGTGTATTTGTTCACGCTGCTCGGCTGGACCCGGTTCTTCGCCATCGACCTCGGCCGCTGGCCGGCGATCGCGAAGTATGTGCAGCGCATCGGCGCCCGCCCTTCGGTGGCCGCCGCGCTGGCCGCCGAGACGTCGGCGCAGGCCGCCTGA
- a CDS encoding LysR family transcriptional regulator: protein MDWDLARFVLALARHGTASAAAQALGVDQTTVSRRLAAAEDALGTPLFERVDRRFRPTSVGAAVAAQAEVMERAAAAIEHAARDRDAAVSGPIRIAALPSFASWLIPRLGALYRHHAGLRPTILSAETNADLERRDADIALRLARPRAGDLAARLAARVGHAVYRARGTDAAGWIALDEAHEELPQSVWLRDQPGGRDPLLRVSGGIELLAAVQAGLGRAMLPCFMADEEPGLERLSGPVPVVTRELWLLLPGPARDVPRIRTVADWLAAALAEDRVRLEGVQTGSGS from the coding sequence ATGGATTGGGATCTCGCCCGCTTCGTCCTGGCGCTCGCCCGGCACGGCACCGCCTCCGCCGCCGCGCAGGCGCTCGGGGTCGACCAGACCACCGTGTCGCGCCGCCTCGCCGCCGCCGAGGACGCCCTTGGCACGCCGCTGTTCGAACGGGTCGACCGGCGCTTCCGGCCGACAAGCGTCGGCGCCGCGGTCGCGGCCCAGGCGGAGGTCATGGAGCGCGCCGCGGCGGCCATCGAGCACGCCGCGCGCGACCGTGATGCCGCGGTCTCCGGCCCGATCCGGATCGCGGCGCTTCCCAGCTTCGCCTCCTGGCTGATCCCGCGCCTCGGCGCGCTGTACCGGCACCATGCCGGGCTGCGGCCGACGATCCTGAGCGCAGAGACGAATGCGGATCTGGAGCGCCGCGACGCCGACATCGCCCTGCGCCTGGCCCGGCCGCGCGCCGGCGACCTGGCGGCGCGGCTGGCGGCCCGGGTCGGCCACGCCGTCTATCGCGCGCGGGGCACCGATGCTGCTGGCTGGATCGCCCTCGACGAGGCGCATGAGGAGCTGCCGCAGAGCGTCTGGCTGCGCGACCAGCCCGGCGGCCGCGACCCGCTGCTTCGGGTCAGCGGCGGCATCGAGCTGCTGGCCGCGGTGCAGGCCGGTCTCGGCCGCGCCATGTTGCCCTGCTTCATGGCCGATGAGGAACCGGGGCTGGAGCGCCTGTCGGGCCCCGTCCCGGTCGTCACGCGCGAGCTGTGGCTGCTGCTGCCCGGCCCGGCCAGGGACGTGCCGCGCATCCGCACCGTGGCCGACTGGCTGGCGGCCGCGCTTGCGGAAGACCGCGTCCGGCTGGAGGGCGTTCAGACCGGATCCGGCTCCTGA
- a CDS encoding HD domain-containing protein produces the protein MSETPPPAAPIPGDRLARIQEFLLVCDRFKQVTRQNYLTDGSRRETDAEHTWHMALYALLLKDEIGFEVDIAKVLSLVLVHDLVEIHAGDTFAYDDVGRQDQAAREAEAAVKLFGLLPPDLRDRVHGWWTEFEAGETPEARFARALDRLQAFAQNVMSGGKSWHEHGVTRTRTFSRMQEALDSDPTVRLLVERLYGHADREGSWVQEPDPV, from the coding sequence ATGAGCGAAACGCCCCCGCCCGCCGCCCCGATTCCTGGCGACCGCCTGGCCCGGATCCAGGAGTTCCTGCTGGTCTGCGACCGGTTCAAGCAGGTCACCCGGCAGAACTATCTGACCGACGGCAGCCGGCGCGAGACCGACGCCGAGCACACCTGGCACATGGCGCTGTACGCCCTGCTGCTGAAGGACGAGATCGGCTTTGAGGTCGACATCGCCAAGGTCCTGTCGCTGGTCCTGGTGCACGACCTGGTCGAGATCCATGCCGGCGACACCTTCGCCTATGACGATGTCGGCCGGCAGGACCAGGCGGCGCGCGAGGCCGAGGCGGCGGTGAAGCTGTTCGGCCTGCTGCCGCCCGACCTGCGCGACAGGGTGCATGGCTGGTGGACCGAGTTCGAGGCCGGCGAGACGCCGGAGGCTCGCTTCGCCCGAGCCCTCGACCGGCTGCAGGCCTTCGCCCAGAACGTCATGAGCGGCGGCAAGTCCTGGCACGAGCACGGCGTCACCCGGACCCGCACCTTCAGCCGGATGCAGGAGGCGCTGGACAGCGACCCGACGGTCCGGCTGCTGGTCGAACGCCTCTACGGTCACGCCGACCGGGAGGGCAGCTGGGTTCAGGAGCCGGATCCGGTCTGA
- a CDS encoding NUDIX domain-containing protein: protein MTSARRTTLPRLLHRAHNAYLRLRKPLTLGARMVVRDGEGRFLLVHHTYRPGWFFPGGGVKKWESFEACAVREAREEAAVEVESGARLFSVYAHFDQLRCDHVAVFLADRWRPSGGRLSYEIAEARFFPADDLPRDIHGATHRRIQEILGQRSIDPVW from the coding sequence ATGACTTCGGCCCGTCGCACCACCCTGCCGCGCCTGCTGCACCGCGCCCACAACGCCTATCTGCGCCTGCGCAAGCCGCTGACCCTCGGCGCCCGCATGGTGGTGCGGGACGGGGAGGGGCGCTTCCTGCTGGTGCACCATACCTACCGTCCCGGCTGGTTCTTCCCCGGCGGCGGGGTCAAGAAATGGGAGAGCTTCGAGGCCTGCGCCGTGCGCGAGGCGCGCGAGGAGGCGGCGGTCGAGGTCGAATCGGGCGCCAGGCTGTTCTCGGTCTACGCCCATTTCGACCAGCTGCGCTGCGACCATGTCGCGGTGTTCCTGGCCGACCGCTGGCGCCCTTCCGGCGGCCGGCTGTCCTACGAGATCGCCGAGGCCCGCTTCTTCCCGGCCGACGACCTGCCGCGCGACATCCACGGCGCGACCCACCGCCGGATCCAGGAGATCCTCGGTCAACGCAGCATCGATCCCGTCTGGTGA
- a CDS encoding peptide ABC transporter substrate-binding protein translates to MRHHILIGLAAAALWSGAAGAETILSRGNGGQPETLDVHKSVGIPESWIELDLFEGLLAPGPKGELVPGAAESWTVSDDGRTYTFRLRADGKWSDGSPVTAQDFVYSWRRLVDPKTAAPYAYFLDRIVGAREVRLGQKPPEDLGVRAADDRTFEVSLVGPTSYFLSMLVNNSTFPVNRANVEKFGDAFARPGNLVSNGAYVLAEDVPQSHITLRRNPQFHDAANVKIDAVRYVVTEDVDSELSRFQAGELDVTTEVPSQQVPALRQSHPDELHIAPYLGIYFYAINLNHEPWKSSPTLRRALSLAVDRDVIIGKVAQGNQTPAYSFVPPGTEGFPAWQPEEAGWTQARRDEEAKALLAQAGYGRDRPLQVKITYNTSENHKKIAVAIAAMWKQKLGVETTLENLEWSTYLTQHHRKEFQDFARTGWIGQYNDANFFLELQRSGIGELSTSDYSNPAYDALLDQASAETDAAKRAQILQQAEQLMIADTPVIPLFFYTSRHLVSPAVKGWEDNLRDQHPTRWLSVER, encoded by the coding sequence ATGCGCCATCACATCCTCATCGGTCTGGCCGCCGCCGCGCTGTGGAGCGGCGCGGCCGGGGCCGAGACCATCCTGTCCCGCGGCAATGGCGGCCAGCCGGAGACGCTGGACGTGCACAAATCCGTCGGCATCCCGGAATCCTGGATCGAGCTCGACCTGTTCGAGGGGCTGCTGGCGCCGGGGCCGAAGGGCGAGCTGGTGCCCGGCGCGGCCGAAAGCTGGACCGTCTCCGACGACGGCAGGACCTACACCTTCAGGCTGCGCGCCGACGGCAAATGGTCGGACGGCAGCCCGGTGACCGCCCAGGACTTCGTCTATTCCTGGCGCCGGCTGGTCGACCCCAAGACCGCCGCGCCCTACGCCTATTTCCTCGACCGCATCGTCGGCGCCAGGGAGGTGCGGCTAGGGCAGAAGCCGCCCGAGGATCTCGGCGTCCGCGCGGCCGACGACCGGACCTTCGAGGTCAGCCTGGTCGGCCCGACCTCCTATTTCCTGTCGATGCTGGTCAACAACTCGACCTTCCCGGTCAACCGGGCGAACGTCGAAAAGTTCGGCGACGCCTTCGCCCGGCCGGGCAACCTGGTCTCGAACGGCGCCTATGTGCTGGCCGAGGACGTGCCGCAGTCGCACATCACACTGCGCCGGAACCCGCAGTTCCACGACGCGGCGAATGTGAAGATCGACGCGGTGCGCTATGTCGTGACCGAGGATGTCGACAGCGAGCTGTCGCGCTTCCAGGCAGGCGAGCTCGACGTCACCACCGAAGTGCCGAGCCAGCAGGTGCCGGCGCTGAGGCAGAGCCATCCCGACGAGCTGCACATCGCGCCCTATCTCGGCATCTACTTCTACGCCATCAACCTGAACCACGAGCCGTGGAAGAGCAGCCCGACGCTGCGCCGCGCCCTGTCGCTGGCGGTCGACCGCGACGTCATCATCGGCAAGGTGGCGCAGGGCAACCAGACTCCGGCCTACAGCTTCGTGCCGCCGGGGACCGAGGGCTTCCCGGCCTGGCAGCCGGAGGAGGCGGGCTGGACCCAGGCGCGCCGTGACGAGGAGGCGAAGGCCCTCCTGGCCCAGGCGGGTTACGGCCGGGACCGGCCGCTGCAGGTGAAGATCACCTACAACACCTCGGAGAACCACAAGAAGATCGCCGTCGCCATCGCCGCGATGTGGAAGCAGAAGCTCGGCGTCGAGACCACGCTCGAGAACCTGGAATGGTCGACCTACCTGACCCAGCACCACCGGAAGGAGTTCCAGGACTTCGCCCGCACCGGCTGGATCGGGCAGTACAACGACGCGAACTTCTTCCTGGAGCTGCAGCGCAGCGGCATCGGCGAGCTCAGCACCTCCGACTATTCCAACCCGGCCTATGACGCGCTGCTGGACCAGGCCTCGGCCGAGACCGACGCGGCCAAGCGGGCCCAGATCCTGCAGCAGGCGGAGCAGCTGATGATCGCCGACACGCCGGTGATCCCGCTGTTCTTCTACACCAGCCGGCACCTGGTCTCGCCGGCGGTGAAGGGCTGGGAGGACAACCTGCGCGACCAGCACCCGACGCGCTGGCTGTCGGTCGAGCGATAA
- a CDS encoding alpha/beta fold hydrolase, translating into MRAKIRDTEIWFDIDGAGLVPDGGAMRQRPTGFLVHGGPGSDHSGFKPSMSLVAQHMQLVYFDHRGQGRSARGDPARYTLDENVEDMEALRRHLGLGPIASIGTSYGGMVAMAHAARYPEAVSHLVLIVTAAHAGFIPRAQQILRERGSAEQVAAGEVLWAGGFRSEADLEAYYEAMGSLYSRRYDPAAAAATRGRAIHSPEAINRAFGPDGFLRRLDLRPELARITAPTLILAGRYDWICPPEFSEEIHRLIPGSTLRIFEDSSHSIRVDEPEALRAAITEFVAG; encoded by the coding sequence ATGCGCGCGAAGATCCGCGACACCGAGATCTGGTTCGACATCGACGGCGCCGGGCTGGTGCCGGACGGCGGCGCGATGCGGCAGCGGCCGACCGGCTTCCTGGTCCATGGCGGCCCGGGCTCCGACCACAGCGGCTTCAAGCCGAGCATGAGCCTGGTGGCCCAGCACATGCAGCTGGTCTATTTCGACCATCGCGGCCAGGGCCGCTCCGCCCGCGGCGATCCGGCGCGCTACACGCTGGACGAGAATGTCGAGGACATGGAGGCGCTGCGCCGCCATCTCGGGCTCGGGCCGATCGCCAGCATCGGCACCAGCTATGGCGGCATGGTCGCGATGGCGCATGCGGCGCGCTATCCGGAGGCGGTGTCGCATCTGGTGCTGATCGTCACCGCCGCCCATGCCGGCTTCATCCCGCGGGCGCAGCAGATCCTGCGCGAGCGCGGCTCGGCCGAGCAGGTCGCGGCCGGGGAGGTCCTGTGGGCCGGCGGCTTCCGCAGCGAGGCGGATCTCGAGGCCTATTACGAGGCGATGGGTTCGCTCTATTCCCGCCGGTACGACCCGGCGGCGGCCGCGGCGACACGGGGGCGGGCGATCCATTCGCCCGAGGCGATCAACCGCGCCTTCGGCCCCGACGGCTTCCTGCGCCGGCTCGACCTGCGGCCGGAGCTGGCGCGGATCACCGCCCCGACCCTGATCCTGGCCGGCCGCTACGACTGGATCTGTCCGCCGGAATTCTCCGAGGAGATCCACCGCCTGATCCCGGGCTCGACCCTGCGCATCTTCGAGGACAGCAGCCATTCGATCCGCGTGGACGAGCCGGAGGCGCTGCGGGCCGCGATCACGGAGTTCGTGGCGGGCTGA
- a CDS encoding biotin-dependent carboxyltransferase family protein produces the protein MSIAVLEPGLLSTVQDLGRFGHRRHGVVVGGAMDRRSHAVANILVGNAPDAATLEMTLMGAALRFEADALIALAGGGMRGTVGGEAVPPRRPVLMPKGAELRFTPTNIGCRTYLAVAGGLDVPPMLGSRSTYLRAGLGGFEGRALKAGDRLPAGAPTALGERLARLLAAERGDRPFATTGWSAAADLDPSLRRSPHVRVLPGLQATAFDRDSLAAFHGERFTVSPRSDRMGYRLDGPALTLSQPRDLLSEAVTTGTVQVPPEGKPIVLMADAQSTGGYPRIAQVIESDLPVLGQLRPGDVLRFVPVGLAEAEERRRQARLDLRRLAAGVAVHAGL, from the coding sequence GTGAGCATTGCCGTTCTCGAACCCGGCCTGCTGTCGACGGTGCAGGATCTCGGCCGCTTCGGCCATCGTCGCCACGGCGTGGTGGTGGGCGGGGCGATGGACCGGCGCTCGCACGCCGTGGCCAACATCCTGGTCGGCAACGCCCCCGACGCCGCCACGCTGGAGATGACGCTGATGGGGGCGGCGCTTCGCTTCGAGGCCGACGCGCTGATCGCGCTGGCCGGCGGCGGCATGCGCGGGACGGTGGGCGGCGAGGCGGTGCCGCCGCGCCGGCCGGTGCTGATGCCGAAGGGGGCGGAGCTGCGCTTCACCCCGACCAATATCGGCTGCCGCACCTATCTGGCGGTGGCCGGCGGGCTGGACGTGCCGCCGATGCTGGGCAGCCGCTCGACTTATCTGCGGGCGGGCCTCGGCGGATTTGAGGGGCGGGCGCTCAAGGCGGGCGACCGGCTGCCGGCCGGCGCGCCGACCGCGCTGGGCGAGCGCCTAGCCAGGCTGCTGGCGGCGGAGCGCGGCGACCGGCCCTTCGCCACCACCGGCTGGTCTGCCGCCGCCGATCTCGACCCATCGCTGCGGCGGTCGCCGCATGTCCGGGTGCTGCCCGGGCTGCAGGCGACCGCCTTCGACCGCGACAGCCTGGCCGCCTTCCACGGCGAGCGCTTCACCGTCAGCCCGCGCTCCGACCGCATGGGCTACCGGCTGGACGGACCGGCGCTGACCCTGTCGCAGCCGCGCGACCTGCTGTCCGAGGCGGTGACCACCGGCACGGTCCAGGTGCCGCCCGAGGGCAAGCCGATCGTGTTGATGGCCGATGCCCAGAGCACCGGCGGCTATCCCCGCATCGCCCAGGTGATCGAATCCGACCTGCCGGTGCTGGGCCAGCTGCGCCCGGGGGACGTGCTGCGCTTCGTGCCGGTCGGGCTGGCCGAGGCCGAGGAGCGGCGGCGGCAGGCCCGGCTGGACCTGCGCCGCCTCGCCGCCGGCGTCGCCGTCCACGCAGGGTTGTGA
- the pxpB gene encoding 5-oxoprolinase subunit PxpB — MTAASIAVMTETAMVVRFGETIDAAIADAIHALALSLERDPFPGFVEASPGFATLAVFFDPDAVPRDRDEPPAATVQRLLEARLGGLDPAALGEPRLVEIPVAYGGAFGPDLAELAQHHGLTEEEVIALHSGGEYRVHMIGFSPGFPFLGGLAERLATPRRASPRLKIPAGSVAIGGPQTGIYPVESPGGWNLIGRTPLALFLPGQDPPCLLQAGDRIRFRPIAAEEFEAPAGDAK, encoded by the coding sequence GTGACCGCTGCGTCGATCGCCGTGATGACCGAGACCGCGATGGTGGTGCGCTTCGGCGAGACCATCGACGCCGCGATCGCCGACGCGATCCACGCTTTGGCCCTGTCGCTGGAGCGCGATCCGTTCCCCGGCTTCGTCGAGGCCTCGCCCGGCTTCGCCACGCTGGCCGTGTTCTTCGACCCCGACGCCGTGCCGCGCGACCGCGACGAGCCGCCGGCGGCCACGGTGCAGCGCCTGCTGGAGGCGCGGCTCGGCGGCCTCGATCCCGCAGCGCTGGGCGAGCCGCGGCTGGTCGAGATCCCGGTCGCCTATGGCGGCGCCTTCGGTCCGGACCTGGCCGAGCTGGCGCAGCATCACGGCCTGACCGAGGAAGAGGTGATCGCCTTGCATTCCGGCGGCGAGTACCGGGTGCACATGATCGGCTTCAGCCCCGGCTTCCCCTTCCTCGGCGGGCTGGCCGAGCGGCTGGCGACACCGCGCCGGGCCTCGCCGCGGCTGAAGATCCCGGCCGGCTCGGTCGCGATCGGCGGGCCGCAGACCGGGATCTACCCGGTCGAATCCCCGGGCGGCTGGAACCTGATCGGCCGCACGCCGCTGGCGCTGTTCCTGCCGGGGCAGGACCCGCCCTGCCTGCTGCAGGCGGGAGACCGCATCCGCTTCCGCCCGATCGCGGCGGAGGAGTTCGAGGCCCCGGCCGGAGACGCCAAGTGA
- a CDS encoding dicarboxylate/amino acid:cation symporter, whose protein sequence is MATADAAPRPIPFYRHLYVQVLIAVVIGVLLGHFYPETGTALQPLGDGFIKLVKMIIAPVIFLTVVTGIAGMHDLEKVGRVGAKAMIYFLVFSTLALIVGLVIANLVQPGSGLHIDPATLDPKAVEKYTTQAHDQSIQGFLLNVIPATMFSAFVGGDILQVLFVSVLFGVGLAMTGEKGAPVLNFLKAVSGAVFKVVAILMKVAPIGAFGAMAFTIGKFGIGSIANLAYLVGTFYVTALIFVLVVLGAVCRYNGFSILALIRYIKAELLLVLGTSSSEAALPAVMEKMERAGCAKPVVGLGIPTGHSFNLDGTNIYMTMAALFIAQATDTHLSLGDEILLLLVAMLSSKGAAGVTGSGFITLAATLSVVPTVPVAGMALILGIDRFMSECRALTNFIGNAVAAVVVARWEGALDETRLKAALSGDPLPAPDEGTVPAPAE, encoded by the coding sequence ATGGCCACTGCCGACGCCGCCCCGCGTCCCATCCCCTTCTACCGCCATCTCTACGTCCAGGTCCTGATCGCGGTCGTGATCGGCGTCCTGCTCGGCCATTTCTACCCCGAGACCGGGACGGCGCTGCAGCCGCTCGGTGACGGCTTCATCAAGCTGGTGAAGATGATCATCGCGCCGGTCATCTTCCTGACCGTGGTCACCGGCATCGCCGGCATGCACGACCTGGAGAAGGTCGGCCGGGTCGGCGCCAAGGCGATGATCTATTTCCTGGTGTTCTCGACCCTGGCGCTGATCGTCGGGCTGGTGATCGCCAACCTGGTGCAGCCCGGCTCGGGCCTGCACATCGACCCGGCGACGCTCGACCCGAAGGCGGTGGAGAAATACACCACCCAGGCGCATGACCAGTCGATCCAGGGCTTCCTGCTGAACGTCATCCCGGCGACGATGTTCAGCGCCTTCGTCGGCGGCGACATCCTGCAGGTGCTGTTCGTCTCGGTGCTGTTCGGCGTCGGCCTCGCCATGACCGGCGAGAAGGGCGCGCCGGTGCTGAACTTCCTGAAGGCGGTGTCGGGCGCCGTGTTCAAGGTCGTCGCCATCCTGATGAAGGTGGCCCCGATCGGCGCCTTCGGCGCCATGGCGTTCACCATCGGCAAGTTCGGCATCGGCTCGATCGCCAACCTGGCTTATCTGGTCGGCACCTTCTATGTCACCGCGCTGATCTTCGTGCTGGTCGTGCTCGGCGCCGTGTGCCGCTACAACGGCTTCTCGATCCTGGCGCTGATCCGCTACATCAAGGCCGAACTGCTGCTGGTGCTGGGCACCAGCTCCTCCGAGGCCGCGCTGCCGGCGGTGATGGAGAAGATGGAGCGGGCGGGCTGCGCCAAGCCGGTGGTCGGGCTGGGGATCCCGACCGGCCACTCCTTCAACCTCGACGGCACCAACATCTACATGACCATGGCGGCGCTGTTCATCGCCCAGGCGACGGACACGCATCTGTCGCTCGGCGACGAGATCCTGCTGCTCCTGGTGGCGATGCTCAGCTCCAAGGGCGCGGCCGGCGTCACCGGCTCGGGCTTCATCACCCTGGCGGCGACGTTGTCGGTGGTGCCGACCGTGCCGGTCGCCGGCATGGCGCTGATCCTCGGCATCGACCGTTTCATGTCGGAATGCCGGGCACTGACCAACTTCATCGGCAACGCTGTGGCCGCCGTCGTCGTCGCCCGCTGGGAAGGCGCGCTGGACGAGACCCGGCTGAAGGCCGCCCTGTCCGGCGACCCGCTGCCGGCGCCGGACGAAGGCACGGTCCCCGCCCCGGCGGAGTGA